The Sander lucioperca isolate FBNREF2018 chromosome 4, SLUC_FBN_1.2, whole genome shotgun sequence DNA segment GTCCTTGGGCAAGGGAGATAAAAGGACAATATAGACAATACAGACAATACTATCAAAACAGATAGAAACTTAACAACATATAACAAGCATTACATAACGTATAAACcagtatacaaaaatatataaattccaTGTTATAGAAAGATCAATGATCACATAGTTGTTTCGCCTTCAGCCAAGTctttaaggacattttaaaACTGCTGAGACTTGCATAATCTCTAATGTGAAGTGGAATTAAGTTCCACTTTTCTACTGCTATAAATGGAAAAGCTGATTGACCAAATGTAGTCTTCCTAAATTGAGAGTAACAGTCACCTCTTACAGAAGCCCTGGAGACCCTTACATTATCTCTGCAAAATGACACACGTTGCTTGAGTGGTGGTGGTGCAAGATCATGGGTCAATTTATACATCAGGCACATGTCTGCAATCtgtcttcttgttttttttgtcaagaaCTTGCTTGTTTGTAAAGGTAGTTACCCACCTGCCTGGGACCAGCTTGTAGAACAGTAAGATAAATGTGAGAAGATCATTGAATGCAAAAACGGCTGTTGGTAACTGGTGTCTTATGTCTAAAATTAactaaactgtctgtctgtctgtctaattcTATATCAGATTCAACATTACAACTTTAAAGTTACCACCCCCAACCAGATACTTTTCTAAGACCTTATAAAACCATTATGCATGGGGTTGGAATTATGAACTGCTTGTTACTGTAGTACAgcgttttcttttgtatttACATAGTTACATTGCAACACATCAGTTTCCACCAGCATCCTCTTTTGCTCTAACACACAGACTGACCCAAAATAAATTATTCATCAAATGTAGCCTCTTCATAATGTCTCTATAAAAAACCTCTTGGAATAATGCAATCCAGACCAAGTCTGCTATTAACTCTATGGGTTACTGATCGTGAATAAAATGTCACTTTTCATGCTGTCCTCCTCCTGTTCTCCTGCCACCTATGATCTAGATGGGATTTTACACTTGATTATTTTTTCTTATGCATGAGGAAATTCAATTTGTGCAAATAAGTCACTTTAGAAACACTGTAAATAAGTCAAGGAGGAGCTGAATGCTCTGGTAAATGTACTCTGGTAAATATAGGTAAAtgatgctacgtttacacgtggccagctattttcataaacggacatttcaaccactctgttttcaaaaataacatcgtgcacagctgtcagttttcagtaaagtgtttgtttacgTGTAgccgtgtatatatgctgtcaatgcCATCAAGAGCTTGctaaacctgtaggtggcagcaGTGTAACGAAAAGCTCAAGCccctgttagccaatcagaaacccGAAAatggcaacaacagcaacaaattacttcctctttctctctctcggctgcctcaacctctgtttgtctcagtttacaaaCGAAGATTTCAAAGATCTCCACTCTGGTCGGAGGTTTTAGAAagactcgttttcagaggcaaattctccgtttgcgtgtaaactaagggcacaaacgaagggaaatgtctcagtttttcaaaataaccatgtacatgtaaacagggcctaaagGTTTGTGATATCAGTAGATTATATGGCTGGCGCACAGACAGCCCACACtgctcattatgtttaattTGTTCCACCATCTTAGTCTGTTTGAGTTCTAATCATGTTTGTGCTGCTGATAAGACTTACCTAAAACTATAGGTCCCAGTGTCCTTTAATTGATGTATGCCTCATCTCTTATGAAGAGCTATTTTAATAAAAATTTGTTTAGTAAGTAGTTTTTTTAATGAGCAGACAGAGAATCAAACTTGCACATCTGATGTATCGGGCATAACGTACTGTATGTGTTAGTCTCGGATACGCTTATGTCTGTGATCTGCTGAGACAGGATGTCTTTCAGTACTCAGCTTTGCTTCTTTTCAAATCAGAGCAGACATATGGACATGGTCTGTCCTCcagcacaaaataaaacaaatccaaCCAAGAGCCTGCCTCTCAGATTCCTgcaaagaacattttttttcagtcacAGTTAATGGGCCTGTAGCCAAAAGACAATACCCAATGTCTGTCAGTATCTTTTCTTATAAGTCAGCATTACTTAGTCTCAGTCACCTTtcacaattaaaacaaaaattttttttgtaatttatttagaTATGTCTTCTTCCTGTAACTGACACAAAGATGTAGACTTCCGGCAGACAATTTTCTCAATCAAGTCTCGGTCAAATATCTCAGATCAAGCTTCACCTGACAAATTTGGGAAACAAGTTGGACACAAGAAAATTGAGAGTAACCTGACAGCGTCTGTGTGCACTCACTACAGGGTTACTACAAGCGTACACCAGCCTACATGCCTATCCGTAAGCAGGAGCGTCTTGGCTGTTTTGCTGTACCGATGGTCCACTCCACCTACCTAGTGGACCTACAGAAAGACGCCTCCCGTCAGCTGGCTTTTTATCCACCACACCCTGAGTACAGCTGGACcctggatgatgtcatcgtctTTGCCTACTCAGCTCGCATGGCAGGTGAGACAAATGCAACAGAGGTAGACGTGTTATCTGGAGGGCTGCTTAATGTCTTTCTTGACACGTTTTgtattcaagattcaaaattctttattaatcccacaatggggaaattcatactgttgcagcagcaagggataggGGGAAAAGTACAATACGtagataaacaaacaataaataaatataagtaaagagaataaatagtaaaatgtatttacagtattgcaCAGTCACATTTCTATTGCATGGTTGATCTAGCCtggagctgttcggaccaatcaaattgtcagggaaggctttatacgatgatggacagatgatcaacagtaacataatcaaccacgtcaccaaagagtgcttgggttgaattcgtttacaacaaagatggctgccatcgcgtctgttataaaAGATATCGACagtgcattcattttaaaagaggaacagagaaccgtgatcacgtatgtatacacattgccacaccCGTCCGCACGACACGGAAACTGCCGCCTCTGCCTTTGACTTGCACCTTCTGTGACGTCTgcctccgttgctctgattggttgtaggtctatccaattgagggCAGAGGCATTTTCTATCCTgtttcggttgaaacacgcccaacaatcacagcccaatggagcagtatcagactcatattctgaatCTGAGTATGACAACGTCAGGCTACGGTTTATCAGTCctggtgtgagtgtgttttgtcCATGTGGTCGACTGGGAGCAgtgcgtgtatgtgtttgtAAGCATGTTACAAACACATGTTACAAAgcagtggtggcctagaggttaaagaagcgagcttgGGACCGGGAGGTCGCCGTTCAATCCCTAGACCGGCAGGATAaagtctgggtggggaaagtgaaagagcagcacttgttgtccctccctcattatcaccactgaggtgcccttgagcaaggacCTTAACCCCAACTGCTTCAGTGgccagactgtggttgtactgggcagcttccaggtatgaatgtggaactgtgtgaatatgacaggtcgtcgttgcaaatgagaaattgttctcaatcgacttacctggataaataaaggtttctTTCCTCACTTATATCTTCTCAGGTGTGCAGATGTACGTGTGCAACAAAGAGACTTATGGTTTTTTCCCAGTTCCAATGCGTTCCCATGGCACCCTACAGGATGAGGCGGAGAGCTTCGTGCATACTCAGCTTGAGGTCATGGGTGAGTCAACAGGTCAAAGAGCACTCACAAAGATCAGGAGGATTTCTTTGTGTGCCACAGTTTTAGCAAAAGGCTGTGAGTTTGCTTGTGATTAAGCACTTACCCAGACACTAGGCTGTGATTACACCTGATTAGGTCTCTTTGTACAATGGACGTTTGTTAGTTTGGAATATACTGATCTGTTGTTACTCCACTTTTATCTTTAACTTGCAATGTCATGGTCTGCATGTTTTGCATGTATTTGATTTTCCCAACTTGTGTTAAGCTGAACTAAATATTCTTTTGCTGTACCCCTTATGGAAATGCAAGACAGGTTTTTCGGAAGTAGCCTAAAGTTATATTTAGTTGGACAGTTCTGAGCTTCTACCATAGCAACACAATATCCTGTATGCCTATGCCTAAAAACTATTGGACAATGTCCACTTTTTTTACATGACAAAATGAATCTTGCTAATATCTTTCTGCTgtcagtttttttctgtttatgaAGTTGGCAATTAAGCATGGTTCAGATGAGACATGCAGTACAACAGGAGAAGAAACAGAGTGTGCCTTATAATTCAGGGACTCCTACCAAAGACTCCAAAAATAGATCCCATGTTATTAGAGTTAAGTTAGGTTCCTACTGAAATTGTCTTTTGTTTAATATCACTTTGTCACAACATTATACTACTGTGTACTATAGTCTTTGTGCAGCATTACTGCATGCATTGTAGGTGAGGAAACACCAGTAGGATGGGCCGTGAAACCTACATAATGAATGCTAAtaatattagtattagtattataaTAGTCCTCTTTACATACTCATCTTGCTAAATTTCTAGCATGTAAATTCAGTGGTTCATTTTGGAAATCTCCTGAAGACCCCTGTGTATCCCTGAACCAcattttgggaaccactgttccACCACATTACACATTCTCTTTGTAACCTTCCCCtcgtttttttctttgaaaGTGAAAAATCCTCCACTGGAGCCCTCCAGCTTCCTGTCTCTTCCTCCCAAGCAGCCTAACAAGATGGGCTTTGATGAGGTACAAACACTCAatcgcatacacacacaggaacacgcACAATAACCTACCCTACGCATGTGTGTGAGgttttgcatttgtgtgcaCCCAGGTGTTTATGATAAATCTGGTGCGGAGATCCGACCGTCGCGAGCGAATGCTAAGAACTCTGTATGAGCAGCAGCTCAGCTGTAAGGTTGTTGCCGCTGTGGATGGCAAGTACGTTTCTCATCTTCTCCCTCCCCCACTGCCAGTTTCTTCTTGATTTGTGCCTCTGCAACATGCGGTGTAGATTGATGTAGGGAGGCTGAGCTGAGACAAACAATCAGGTGAAAAGTAGCGGGTGCATGCTGTCAGTTAAATTTTCTTTGAACCACATAGCTTTAGCTCATCTTtgagtaaaatataaaaatattactCTAATCTCTGTGTAGGCTACCCAGTCAGTAGGTAGCGTCATGTTTTACATATTTGATTGGGCTTTCTATCATCTTAATATAAAATGGTAAGAATGAATAGGAAAAACCTTGCAACACGTGCATGCCTTATGTTATAATcctatttacacacacacacacacacacacacacacacacacacacacacacacacacaaatttattttttctaatctCTTTGTTTAtcctttctctttccctcaGAGCTCTGAACAAGACTGACATAGAGTCTATGAGGATTAAGATGCTGCCGGGTTACAAAGACCCTTATCATGGTCGGCCTCTCACCAAAGGTGAACTGGGTTGTTTCCTCTCTCATTACAACATCTGGAAGGAGGTGAGACGCTTGGACACTACCTGTGCATGGTAGATAACGTTTACTACCGAAAAACACAGTAACTCACTTTGGGTGAGGGGAGGCAGCTCGGTGAGAGTCATGAGCTTGATTAAAGATTTGATACTGCAGAaaccaacttttttttacacagaatacatttatactagggctgtcaattgattaaaatgtttaatgccGATTAATCGCATGAGTGTCCTAGTTAACTAGCGAGTAAGTGCAAACTAAATTGCACATTTTTGAATCTGTTCTAAAtttactttaaaagggatattttttattattaatattattaagtTTTTAGTGCTCACGTGGCACTTGAGACTTGACTACTCCGTTGGTAACTCAGTTCACATCGGCAGTACATGCATTTAACTTTAGTTTTGTGgggagaaccatctggaagggctttgaactCAAAGACCCttttatttatccatttctgctcaaggatctttgtttctgctagccaaCCACTCccgttcatggatgtattatttaTAAGACCCGCTCCCGTTCCACCATCTCGTCGCTGCTGCAGGCAGCCCCcctccctccacacacacacacacacacacacacacacacacctactgacTGTCTGCACAATGCTGCTTTGCAAAAggacagagggggagagagcaGCGCTGTTAAGTGTTTAACCTAGTATCTGTGGACTGCATGCATGAGAATGAATTAAACCagaattatatttatttatatagattAGATTATATATAGATTTATACAGTACGTCACTaagagggtctgaaaagtcACTAAATCTACCAAGAATTCGCCAAGTTGGCAACACAATGTTACTGCTGCAGCTTCCTGATTTCTCAAACTACGGAGCGAAATCACAGAACGTGCATGCGTTAATCGCACGCTTAAGAAATGTGTGGCGTTAAAAGGAATTAGTGTTAACTCTTTATTATcgcgttcattttgacagccctaatatatacttTTAATTTAAGAGTATatgttatatttttgaacaaagGTCTCCAGGATACCACTTAAGGATTTAGGAAACTTTTCCATCACACTAATGCTTTTGCCAGCTCACCATCATCTCAGCAGCACTGTAATGCACTACAATTTATGTATATGTGTTTCTGCGTGTGTGCAGATAGTAGATCGTGGTCTACAGACCTCCCTGGTCATCGAGGACGACCTCCGCTTCGAGGTGTTCTTCAAGCGGCGTCTCCAGACGCTGCTGCAGGAGGTGACAACACACAAGCTGGACTGGGATCTCATGTGAGTGACATACAACACGATGTAGTAAACAGAGAGGATTATCGTGCTCCCCTTCAGTGAAATCCGGCCATCTGTCACACATGATATCTCAGACACCACTGATCACATGCTGAAAACACTTGTGGGAATTATGCCTGTTAGCATCACGCTACTGAGCCGCTCCAGCATTTTCACATTCAGACTGATCACTGTCATAGAATAGCAAACACCTATCATTTTCTGCATAGACATTCACAAAGGCTGCATTCCAGGTCCCatacccatttttttttttttacttttagtatgCACTACAGCTGCCCTGACAGAGTATGTACTGTTGCATGCAGTATGCATACAATTGGGACATACTACTTCTTCATAACAATGCGCCTTGAATTTTGctcatatacagtatgctgCACAAAGGGTTGTGGTTAGCCAGAAAAGAATGCTGGCTTGCATACTGCAAAATCTGACTGGATGCGGTGGAACATCCTGGtatttttggcatactgcaTTTGATATACTATGTATTGTGACATACTAAATCTTTTTCTGGCATACTAAATAGTATGGTAGTATGAGTATTGGAACATAGGGAAGGTGTGTATGGGCAATAAGCCTCCCAGTTGAATCATTTGTACAAAACTGAGAAACTTTGGTTGAAAATATCAGTTATTAAGTCTaagatatataaaaatataaggAGTAAACTACAACTCAAGGAGTGTTTCGATAAGAAACATCCATTCGCTGCTCTTAGAATTCTGTCACATGCACCACTAATAGCAAGCTGAGGCTAAAGATGATTGTATGATGATTATATACGTTATAATATGTTCAACCGTTTAAATCAATTCAGGATTTTAGGTAAATTTTGGATAAATTCAGCATCAATGGCAAAGTGCAGTGCTTTGCTCATCCACTGACTGCATCAATTCTGTttaaattatttgattttaGTCAATTCAGCTCCAAGTTTAGTGCTCTTGATATTTCTTGTCTCTTTTATCTTAAATACGAAATACAGTTACATCGGGCGGAAGCGGATGCAGGTGGACCACCAAGAGAAGTCTGTACCAAACATCCACAATCTGGTGGAGGCAGACTACTCCTACTGGACACTCGGCTACATGTTGTCATTACAAGGAGCCCAGAAGCTCCTCGGGGCCGAACCTCTGACCAAGTTACTACCTGTTGATGAGTTCCTCCCTGTCATGTACAACAAACATCCAGTGTGAGTATAACCCATCCGTCTCTTCTTTTTGATATTGTCCTGTGGCGCTATGGTCAATCTAATCACGTCCCCGCTCCTCTCACTCATCAGTTCAGAGTACATGGACCACTTTGAGAGTCGGGACCTGCGCGCGTTTTCTGCCGAGCCGCTTCTGGTGTATCCGACCCATTACACAGGAGACCAGGGCTACATCAGTGACACGGAAACATCGGTTGTGTGGGACAACGAGACTGTCAAAACCGACTGGGACCGAGCCAAGTCGAGGAAAACTCAGGAGCAAGGGGAGCTGAGCTTTGAGGCCCAGAATTCTGACGTACTGCAGTCTGAACTGGAGAACTGGAGCGCACGGGACGAGCTGTGATGAAGAAGAGAGGACGTGAGGAGAAGACATTGAGAGAACTCTTGCAAACAGAGATAAGAATGAGGGAGATAGAACACAGCTGTGATAGTGGAGGAAATGGATAAGATGGAGAGAATATAGCAGAATGTAGATGAAGAGAAAGATAGGGCAGAGTAGATGGATACAGGGACGGTGAGGGACAAATGTACATTTCTCTCTCCACTCTTTGATCTTTCTCTTAAGAGGTGAGGCGTAGATGTAGAGTTAACTTTTGAAGAGTCAGCTAGCAGCTTTTATTTATTGCATCCAACGCCCATCCTTTGACACCAGCCTGGTtccatgttttaaatattttgcCCAGATTTATCCCATACATACCACATTATATATAAATTCCTCCagagaaaattaaaaatgaatacataatTGGAAGAAAATGCAGTATTTAGCACCATTCTAACACGCCTCTAAATGATATCTAGTCACATTTGAACTTCACATCCCCTAATTACACATGAAGGTATGCTCTGGGTTTGAAATAGGATCCTCTAAAATATAAAAGGATAAtgttacttatttttttatactaAGCTCTCAAAGCAGAAAACAAATGTTGCCTTTTCTATACAGTGTTATGctctcagtggttcccaacctgttTGGCTTTTGACCCCCTAAAAAGAAGCAATGTCTACTTGCAACCCCTAATCACCAGTTGTATATGTCTACTGGTAGAACTGGGAACcactgtcttcttcttcttgtgacTCTTAACACCTTGCTGTCTAGTTTAGCCTGTGTGTTATTTAAGTAGGTTTTATAAGGTTGTTACTTAATAACCTTATATATTGGGAATGTATCAGCGTTTTCTTTTATCTGCCGTTAAACCTTTTTATACTTTGACAGCGGCCATGTATTGGTTTagtgttttattgttttcccCTCAGTTCATATTGCAGTTTTAATCCAAACTTGCAGCTTTTGTTGCATTTAGTTTGTTGAAGATCAGAAAATCAAATGAGTACAGATCcatttaatataatattttgttttagtAACTATTCATGTTTTGTCTCCTCTGTGGTCacaaagtgtcttttttaaaccaaagaatgaattaaaaaaacttttataaTGATTGGTTGGGTTGATCTGAATTTAGTTTGGACTATAAGGGTATATACCCGAGCATCGAGTCCCTCAAAGATCAGTTAAAAGCACTGACATTGCACACATAGTGggtttatttctttaaaaaacatcaaaatacaCAGCACTGCTTTTTTTTGGCACACAGTTGTTTTATTTCAGCACAAACATGAAAGTCCCAATTGAGACGTTTCTTTTAATTAGTGCCTGCTGGTGTTTGCCTGCCCTGCCAGTACATAGTGGTTAGTTTGGTCTGCAGCAGGCCTCCATTACTCCTCCTCCCCACTGTGTTTACACAGACGATCCATATCTACTGCTGTGAAGCGTAACCCTGCTACTGAGTTATACAGTTTCATGCTATTTGCATCCAACACAAAGATTTTGTCATTGAATGAGACGGAACTAGAAACAATATTGCACGAGTAAGAGAAATTTAAAATACTTTATACTTAAAATGACTATTAAAaacgtggtgtgtatgtttattgaATGGACTGTATAGTCATTTTGGAAATATACATATTTGTGCCAATGTATGTCCCTCAGGACTTACAGAAGTCTAAAGCTATACTTGTGTCTCTGTGATGCTGTGCTTTAAGCTTAATGCCAactcagcatgctaacacgttCGCAGAACATGCCGATGTTTAGCTGGTATTATTTACTATCAActatcatacaatgtcacacctAAGTGTTGGACAAATTTCAACCTAGTAATAGTGCTAGATGAAAGATCACCAACGTTATTACATTTCATCCAGAGGAGAACATGAATGTCAACAAATTCAATCaccatccatccaatagttgcaGTCTTTAGCGTGGGTTGTGTGTTTGCTCACGTGTCCACAGTATGTTTAGGTTTACTGCAGTGGCACACGTCTGTGCGACTCAGACTAATCCTATTAGAGCTTTTTCTCCCCCCACCTCTATATTTACCTCACCCCTCTCTGAGATTAACCCAGGTTTTGATCTGCAAGTGCCTCTGCAGATCAATAGTCCCTTTTCTACAGTAGGACCTGCTGGGGTTTACTAGAACCAGGCTCGACTCAAGCTATCGACTTTCTCAGTTCATTTCTTTGAAGCATCGCATCCTGGCTGTCAAATCAGATAACAGGATGCAAAATAATCATTATAATGCCCTGAGGGGGGAAGCAGTGACATCAGTAATTACTAAGACTACTACAGCACCGTTTGGTTGGAGCAGGTTAGGAGGCTTCACTTGATGCATACatgtctgtcttttttctttgtttcctctctgtctttcttcccCCCCCTATTTAACCTACATTCCAGTCCTCACTTTGCAATCCAATTTGTCCAATCCAATCCTTCCTTTCCACCCTCCCTTCTTTGCTTTAAGTAATAAGATTGCTACTGTTGAGCTGGAGTTTTAGGGCCCACAGTAGacgaacacacagacacacaggagcaACCTCTGCCCCTGAATTACAGCACTGCCACACCTCCAGCTATCTGTAATCTCCCTTAGTTGTCCACAGAGTGCAGGGTAAAGAAATTGCAGAAAGAGGGGTGAAGAGGCAGTGAAAGGTGCCACTGACAGCAAACGTCACAGGATttaaaggaagaaagaaaacaaatcaaagGAACAACATAATGGCTTGAAAGAGAGGAAGAACTGGATATATTTCTTTCCTTATAGGAGTCAAGGAATTTCAAGGTGAGGTAAATTACTTGTGgcatatgcagctgccacagcaCGTACAAAGATTGATGGCCTATTCAATTCGCAACTAACAAAACAAGGCAGTGTCGCTAGTATATATCAGGTACGATCGATCAGCTCCAAAAAGTGAACTGGATTATTGTGAAATAACTTTTCCAAATGTAGGATTTAGGCTCTAACCTTTCAGAGTCTCCCAGTAAATCCTCCAGGTAAGGTGCAATGCTGCTCAATTTCAAACATATTTCTCCTACACCAGCCTTGGAAGTTACAGTCCAGAATTGTAGTCTCAAATAGATCTGGCACAGCTCAGAGCCACAGAGCCAAATCTAATTTGTGAGGTTATCGCTGTCAATTCACAGCCTGCAGCGACTTCTGCGACGCTGAAATACAGGCTGGCCGAGACAGATAAAGCACACTTCTGAGAAGTTAGGCCTgaactttatttctacatatGAAATGTATGtcttatgtgtttttttttgttctgagACATAAAGTCTGCTTTTAGAAAACACCATCCCATAAATGGCTGATTCATCCTGGCCAGCTCATCCTGGCTGGGCGGTCATGTTGTATTTAGATGACTTTAATCTAAAAAGCAACAAACTATTGTAGCTTATAGACTAGATGTCAGTGTCAATGGTAAATTGGCCTATTGCTGTAGATAACAATACAAACAATGTCACCAGGGTAATCCACTTAGTACCGGGTAGAGGAGTCCTGggtacataaacacacaataagACAATTAAAACACATCAAAAGGTAATAACAGTCTGCACAGTCTGTTGATGAGTGTCCAGATTTCAGTGAGTGGGTTAGAGTTATTTTATGGTAAAACTCTTAATTAGTAACAGCATTTTTTCTCAAACTTTGATTATTGTCTTATTCAGTCATGAATATGAATATCAAATATTGAATTAAACCAGGTTTTCAAGGGCTATTAGACCATAATGCAATGCAGCTGCAATGTGTGTtttcacaatt contains these protein-coding regions:
- the LOC116042802 gene encoding procollagen galactosyltransferase 1-like, yielding MPRVTSLLSALLFVLLPGSSWGYFPEERWSPESPLLAPRVVVALVCRNSAHSLPLFLGAIERLNYPKDRIALWVATDHNIDNTTAILRDWLVKVQNDYHYVEWRPEDEPSSFEDEVGPKHWNNLRYEHVMKLRQAALETAREIWADYLLVADCDNLLTNTDTLWKLMSENKTIVAPMLESRAAYSNFWCGMTSQGYYKRTPAYMPIRKQERLGCFAVPMVHSTYLVDLQKDASRQLAFYPPHPEYSWTLDDVIVFAYSARMAGVQMYVCNKETYGFFPVPMRSHGTLQDEAESFVHTQLEVMVKNPPLEPSSFLSLPPKQPNKMGFDEVFMINLVRRSDRRERMLRTLYEQQLSCKVVAAVDGKALNKTDIESMRIKMLPGYKDPYHGRPLTKGELGCFLSHYNIWKEIVDRGLQTSLVIEDDLRFEVFFKRRLQTLLQEVTTHKLDWDLIYIGRKRMQVDHQEKSVPNIHNLVEADYSYWTLGYMLSLQGAQKLLGAEPLTKLLPVDEFLPVMYNKHPVSEYMDHFESRDLRAFSAEPLLVYPTHYTGDQGYISDTETSVVWDNETVKTDWDRAKSRKTQEQGELSFEAQNSDVLQSELENWSARDEL